One window of Dyadobacter sandarakinus genomic DNA carries:
- a CDS encoding cation diffusion facilitator family transporter, translating to MSSSKTSIYSALGANLLISVTKFVAGSFSNSASMISEGIHSLVDTVNQLLLLLGISRSHKEPDATHPFGYGKELYFWSFIVSILIFGLGGGLSVYQGIIHIIRPEALGNPKLSYIVLVLSILFEGTSLVIAAKEFNHVKGDLGWWEAIVKSKDPSTFLVLFEDLAAVIGLVIVGVCLYLGHLLNMPVLDGVASLLVGILLIIVSIILARESRSLLMGEGVARETKVKIKALVDEVNGVVSVPEILSNYLSPNEIVMIVMVVFRDDMTSAEINAAIHEIRSKIKEKSALVKFVFVQPTDHLYLNSFFPGRSSSRSDRPV from the coding sequence ATGTCATCTTCTAAAACTTCTATATACAGTGCGCTCGGCGCTAATCTTCTGATTTCTGTTACAAAATTTGTGGCAGGAAGTTTCAGCAACAGTGCATCGATGATTTCCGAGGGCATCCATTCCCTGGTCGACACGGTCAATCAGTTGCTGTTGCTGCTGGGAATCAGCCGGAGCCACAAAGAGCCCGATGCTACGCACCCTTTCGGATATGGTAAAGAGCTGTATTTCTGGTCGTTTATCGTTTCGATCCTGATCTTTGGATTGGGTGGGGGATTGTCGGTTTACCAGGGTATCATTCATATCATCCGGCCGGAGGCGCTGGGAAATCCTAAGCTGAGTTATATTGTATTGGTACTGTCCATTTTATTCGAAGGTACGTCCCTGGTCATTGCTGCAAAGGAATTTAACCATGTGAAAGGCGATTTGGGCTGGTGGGAAGCGATTGTGAAAAGCAAAGATCCGTCTACATTTCTGGTCCTTTTCGAAGATTTAGCCGCCGTGATTGGTCTGGTGATTGTGGGTGTTTGCCTTTACCTGGGACATTTGCTCAACATGCCGGTATTGGATGGGGTTGCATCGCTGCTGGTTGGTATCCTGTTGATTATTGTATCCATCATCCTGGCCCGGGAAAGCAGAAGTCTGTTAATGGGTGAAGGTGTTGCCCGGGAAACGAAAGTGAAGATCAAAGCGCTGGTAGACGAGGTCAACGGTGTAGTCTCAGTCCCGGAAATTCTTTCCAATTATCTGTCCCCCAATGAAATCGTTATGATTGTCATGGTCGTTTTCCGTGACGATATGACAAGTGCAGAGATAAACGCTGCCATCCATGAAATAAGAAGTAAAATCAAGGAAAAGTCCGCCTTGGTGAAGTTTGTTTTCGTGCAACCGACGGATCATTTGTATTTAAACTCTTTCTTTCCCGGACGATCTTCGTCGAGGTCAGACCGTCCTGTTTGA
- a CDS encoding SDR family oxidoreductase translates to MKKTVLVTGASSGIGRQTARLFRQNGWNVIASMRNPENETELNALENVWVSRLDVTDQASIDRTISEGIARFGTIDALVNSAGYGLFGAFESIDRPHFQQQFDVNVFGLMEMVRAVLPVFRAQKTGVIINISSYGGQVALPFATAYAASKFAVEGFSESLSHELYPLGITVKIVEPGSIATNFRNSMQFVPTQIDDYSPVVSSFFSRSATPTAHLQKATEEQVAQTIYLAATDGKQQLRYVIGDDAQFYIDQKYKQTDEAFVTAIREYFVN, encoded by the coding sequence ATGAAAAAGACAGTGTTAGTAACAGGTGCATCCTCAGGTATCGGCCGGCAGACGGCCAGGTTGTTCCGGCAAAATGGGTGGAATGTGATAGCCAGCATGCGTAACCCTGAAAACGAGACGGAATTGAATGCATTGGAAAATGTATGGGTGAGCAGACTGGATGTTACAGACCAGGCAAGCATCGACCGGACTATTTCGGAAGGGATAGCCCGCTTCGGCACGATTGACGCGCTCGTGAATAGCGCGGGTTATGGCTTGTTCGGTGCATTCGAATCCATTGACCGCCCGCATTTTCAACAGCAATTCGATGTCAATGTTTTTGGACTGATGGAGATGGTACGGGCAGTGCTACCCGTTTTTCGTGCGCAAAAAACCGGGGTGATTATCAATATCTCGTCCTACGGCGGCCAGGTGGCTTTACCATTTGCTACCGCCTATGCCGCCAGCAAATTTGCGGTGGAAGGATTTTCGGAGTCACTTTCCCATGAGCTTTATCCCCTGGGCATTACCGTCAAGATTGTCGAGCCGGGCAGCATTGCCACCAATTTCCGTAATTCCATGCAGTTCGTTCCCACCCAGATCGACGACTACTCCCCTGTCGTGTCCTCATTCTTTTCGCGATCAGCAACGCCGACCGCTCACCTGCAAAAAGCCACGGAAGAGCAGGTTGCACAAACGATCTATCTTGCAGCCACAGACGGTAAGCAGCAGTTGCGGTACGTAATTGGCGACGATGCACAGTTTTACATTGACCAAAAGTACAAGCAGACAGACGAGGCTTTTGTGACTGCAATCCGCGAATATTTTGTAAACTGA
- a CDS encoding helix-turn-helix domain-containing protein, with protein sequence MQNQIIDIRSIAQFNALYDAPAPRHPLITVIDLAAYGIGSEQREASYRLDLYTMYFKETGGSMKYGRANYDFTEGSVMFTAPGQVITPGPAGPAGSGWGLFFHSDLVHPSPLGRKMADYSFFQYQANEALHVSEEERRTLEACLGNISKEYAQHIDKHTAVLIRSNLELLLNYCARFYDRQFYTREKVNADIVQQFEALLDDYFGQDHLIETSLPGVGYFAGRLNLSPNYLTDLLHRFTGKGTLDHIHAHVIDRAKNLLWGSAKPVSEIAYELGFTYPSQFTRLFKNKTGQSPSDFRTRGLA encoded by the coding sequence ATGCAAAATCAGATCATTGACATCCGCTCGATCGCCCAGTTCAATGCACTGTACGACGCACCGGCACCCCGGCATCCGCTGATTACGGTAATTGATCTGGCGGCTTACGGGATTGGAAGCGAACAAAGGGAAGCCAGCTACCGGCTGGACCTGTACACCATGTACTTCAAGGAGACGGGCGGAAGCATGAAATATGGCAGGGCAAACTACGATTTTACCGAAGGCTCCGTGATGTTTACAGCGCCTGGGCAGGTGATAACACCCGGTCCGGCAGGCCCAGCCGGATCGGGCTGGGGTTTGTTTTTCCATAGCGATCTGGTCCATCCTTCGCCCCTCGGCCGGAAAATGGCTGATTATTCTTTCTTTCAATACCAGGCGAATGAGGCTTTACATGTTTCCGAAGAAGAGCGTAGAACACTGGAAGCATGCCTGGGAAATATCAGCAAGGAATATGCGCAGCACATCGACAAACATACGGCTGTATTGATCCGCAGCAACCTGGAACTGCTGCTCAACTACTGCGCACGCTTTTACGACAGGCAGTTTTACACCAGGGAAAAGGTGAATGCGGATATTGTCCAGCAGTTCGAAGCCTTGCTGGATGATTACTTCGGGCAGGACCACCTGATCGAAACCAGCCTGCCCGGGGTGGGCTATTTTGCAGGCCGGCTGAATTTGTCCCCGAATTACCTCACCGACCTGCTGCATCGTTTTACCGGCAAGGGTACTTTGGACCACATTCATGCCCATGTTATAGACCGGGCCAAAAACCTGCTTTGGGGTAGTGCCAAGCCGGTGAGCGAGATTGCCTACGAGCTGGGATTTACTTATCCTTCGCAATTCACGCGTTTATTTAAAAACAAAACTGGACAGTCCCCAAGCGACTTCCGCACCCGGGGCCTAGCCTGA
- a CDS encoding winged helix-turn-helix transcriptional regulator, producing the protein MIKAADLIQRKVYPVMPPMVKYSLTPAR; encoded by the coding sequence ATGATTAAAGCAGCCGATCTCATTCAACGCAAAGTTTATCCGGTAATGCCCCCGATGGTTAAATATAGTCTGACACCGGCCAGATAA
- a CDS encoding SDR family NAD(P)-dependent oxidoreductase → MNFNGKNILVVGGSSGIGLSLVEFLHENNASVYVISRSKPAELPQGITHLQADVTGDLGAVSGFLPDQLHGLVYSVGSINLKPFNRLTPDDFLNDYRLNVLGAAQIIQHAAKPLKNAAGASIVLISSVAANTGLPYHASISAAKGGVQGLAISLAAELAGQKTRVNVVAPSLTDTPMAQNLLSSPEKREASAKRHPLARYGQPEDISKAIAFLLSDDSSWITGQIIGIDGGLGKLKTA, encoded by the coding sequence ATGAATTTTAATGGAAAAAATATCCTGGTTGTAGGCGGAAGCTCCGGCATCGGCTTGTCACTGGTTGAGTTCTTACACGAAAATAATGCGTCGGTGTATGTGATTTCAAGATCAAAGCCAGCCGAACTTCCCCAAGGTATCACACACTTACAGGCCGATGTGACCGGTGATCTTGGAGCGGTCAGCGGGTTTTTACCGGATCAGCTGCATGGCTTGGTCTATTCGGTCGGCAGCATTAACCTGAAACCATTCAACCGCCTGACGCCCGACGATTTTTTAAATGACTACCGCCTCAATGTGCTGGGCGCTGCGCAAATTATTCAGCACGCGGCAAAGCCATTAAAGAATGCAGCAGGCGCTTCGATCGTTTTGATCAGTTCGGTTGCAGCGAATACCGGGTTGCCTTACCACGCGAGTATCTCGGCAGCCAAAGGTGGCGTACAGGGATTGGCTATTTCGCTGGCTGCAGAGCTGGCTGGCCAGAAAACCCGGGTTAACGTAGTGGCTCCCTCCCTCACCGATACGCCCATGGCACAAAACCTGCTGAGCTCCCCCGAAAAGCGTGAAGCCTCTGCAAAAAGGCATCCGCTGGCCAGATATGGACAACCTGAGGATATCAGCAAGGCCATCGCATTTTTGTTGTCGGATGACAGCAGCTGGATAACCGGGCAGATCATCGGGATTGACGGAGGTTTGGGCAAACTGAAAACAGCGTAA
- a CDS encoding NAD(P)/FAD-dependent oxidoreductase yields the protein MDTEIKKGNPDVIIIGAGLAGLTAAKVLKAAGKSVRILEASDRPGGRVRTEEVDGFLLDRGFQVLLTAYPETQRFLNYESLDLQKFDPGALILNETGITKIEDPLRKPAALISTLTSSAGTLSDKLRMLGLKLKLTGKSIDEIFASHEATTLAYLNEFGFSQRMIGQFFKPFMSGIFLEDQLSTSSRMFEFVFKMFSQDATAVPAKGMGMIPIQLASGLAAHEIAFDQKVVSIDGNKVTTAFGEVCEATNILIATNELNIPGPFRQAPASFHSVTNMYFTAGRTPYALPLIALNALPNKLVNNMAVMNQVAPHYSKNGDALISLSLIGDHSGTDAAQLQSEVLRELHAWFPDALQWKHLKTFHIDYALPNDDTVIDEPANHANRLNEECFICGDHLLNGSINAAMKSGRLAAEAIITSQK from the coding sequence ATGGATACTGAGATAAAAAAGGGCAATCCCGACGTCATCATTATCGGTGCGGGATTAGCCGGATTAACAGCTGCAAAAGTGTTGAAGGCCGCTGGAAAATCAGTCAGAATACTGGAAGCATCCGACCGGCCGGGTGGCAGGGTGAGAACCGAGGAAGTGGATGGATTTCTGCTGGACAGAGGATTCCAGGTGTTGTTAACAGCCTACCCTGAAACGCAAAGGTTTCTAAATTACGAATCACTTGACCTGCAAAAATTTGATCCTGGTGCATTGATCTTAAATGAAACCGGCATTACAAAAATCGAAGATCCGCTCAGGAAGCCTGCTGCATTGATCAGCACACTGACATCATCCGCAGGAACACTGTCCGATAAACTCCGGATGCTGGGATTGAAGCTGAAACTGACTGGCAAAAGCATTGATGAGATATTTGCCAGCCATGAAGCAACTACTTTGGCCTATCTGAACGAATTTGGATTCAGCCAGCGGATGATTGGCCAGTTTTTCAAACCGTTTATGAGCGGTATTTTCCTGGAAGATCAGCTGAGCACTTCGAGCCGGATGTTTGAATTTGTATTTAAAATGTTCAGCCAGGATGCTACGGCAGTTCCCGCCAAAGGCATGGGCATGATTCCGATCCAGTTAGCCAGCGGACTTGCAGCCCATGAGATTGCATTTGATCAGAAAGTAGTATCTATAGACGGGAATAAAGTCACCACAGCTTTCGGGGAAGTCTGTGAAGCAACAAATATTCTCATCGCCACGAATGAGCTCAACATTCCGGGTCCGTTCCGGCAGGCACCCGCTTCTTTCCATTCGGTTACCAACATGTATTTTACCGCAGGCCGCACACCGTATGCGTTGCCATTGATTGCTTTAAATGCATTACCCAACAAACTGGTAAACAACATGGCTGTAATGAACCAGGTGGCGCCCCATTATTCCAAAAATGGCGATGCCTTAATTTCTTTATCGCTGATCGGAGACCATTCCGGCACAGATGCCGCTCAGTTACAATCAGAAGTGTTACGTGAACTCCATGCCTGGTTTCCGGATGCACTGCAATGGAAGCATTTGAAAACCTTTCATATCGACTACGCGCTACCCAATGATGATACCGTAATTGACGAGCCTGCCAACCATGCAAACCGGCTAAACGAGGAATGTTTTATTTGCGGGGACCATCTCCTGAACGGCTCAATCAACGCCGCCATGAAGAGCGGGAGGCTCGCGGCGGAAGCGATTATTACAAGCCAGAAATAA